A genomic stretch from Cloacibacterium caeni includes:
- a CDS encoding DUF6909 family protein → MANSRARETTEAIERIYVSMRHLFYRGFFKPSGVSGDSIRSLLKIINPEIYGTMNVPNKVELDGLLYVLDRLPEGIEECAFIHLTSDEGFDKGSFEPIVPKKRRRNCYRIDEHQMNIEVLLGRSEIYDILTHLTFLYIEADKIRNIAFLIDEDGEPKRSWKIIEQVAKGEKKFSRKEKEVALIHLSSLLGRTFEETLNAYNNFGEDNNPDRLFKIIYHLGKVSFDDLKQVREREIHFSAILKERVGHHYFGEKWANHVKQVLGDNNLLNRPLHIISANMHSVKNMLFANDALKKKNTKDVDYSLYEEISNKKELRDKVLEYAISKEMIYIDDNSGSNIDVQLIDLSKVDLKNSPFANSGYKGDDVLMVFDYAFGEQAYEVMDELLRPFEYEGNVYTMNVKSVSIMGKAGILTGEKGDIMIPTSHIFEGTADNYPFENALKLEDFQDDELRAFEGSMITVLGTSLQNKDILTYFMTTSWKSIGLEMEGAHYQKAIQVASKIRKHISEDLFVMYAYYASDNPLETGSTLSSGGLGLTGVKPTYLITLRILEKILQSSAKNKTKK, encoded by the coding sequence ATGGCAAATTCTAGAGCAAGAGAAACAACAGAAGCAATCGAAAGAATTTATGTCTCTATGAGACATTTGTTTTACAGAGGATTTTTTAAACCTTCAGGAGTTTCGGGTGATAGCATTAGAAGCCTTCTAAAAATCATCAATCCAGAAATCTACGGAACCATGAATGTTCCTAATAAAGTAGAGCTAGATGGTTTATTATATGTATTAGATAGATTACCAGAAGGTATAGAAGAATGCGCATTTATTCACCTTACTTCAGACGAAGGTTTTGACAAAGGAAGTTTTGAACCTATAGTTCCTAAAAAACGTAGAAGAAATTGCTATAGAATAGATGAACACCAAATGAACATAGAAGTTCTACTAGGTCGTTCAGAAATTTATGATATTCTAACTCACCTTACTTTCTTATATATAGAAGCTGACAAAATAAGAAACATTGCTTTCTTAATAGATGAAGACGGAGAACCAAAACGTTCTTGGAAAATTATAGAACAAGTAGCAAAAGGTGAGAAAAAATTCAGCAGAAAAGAAAAAGAAGTAGCTCTTATTCATCTTTCTTCACTTTTGGGAAGAACTTTCGAAGAAACGCTTAATGCTTATAATAATTTCGGCGAAGACAACAATCCTGATAGACTTTTCAAAATTATCTATCACTTAGGAAAAGTAAGTTTTGACGACTTGAAACAAGTGAGAGAAAGAGAAATTCATTTCAGTGCCATTCTAAAAGAAAGAGTTGGTCACCATTATTTCGGCGAAAAATGGGCGAATCACGTAAAACAAGTTTTAGGAGATAACAATCTATTAAACAGACCTTTACATATTATTTCTGCCAATATGCACTCGGTGAAAAATATGCTTTTTGCCAATGACGCATTGAAGAAAAAGAATACTAAAGATGTAGATTATTCACTTTACGAAGAAATTTCTAACAAAAAGGAACTTAGAGACAAAGTTCTGGAATATGCAATTTCTAAAGAAATGATTTACATAGACGATAATTCTGGAAGTAATATAGACGTTCAGTTAATTGATTTATCAAAAGTAGACCTCAAAAACTCTCCATTTGCTAATTCTGGTTACAAAGGAGATGATGTTTTAATGGTTTTCGATTACGCTTTCGGTGAACAAGCTTATGAAGTAATGGATGAGTTATTAAGACCATTCGAATACGAAGGAAATGTGTACACCATGAATGTAAAATCTGTTTCTATCATGGGTAAAGCAGGGATTCTTACCGGTGAAAAAGGAGACATTATGATTCCTACTTCTCACATTTTCGAAGGAACGGCAGATAATTATCCATTTGAAAACGCATTGAAATTAGAAGATTTCCAAGATGATGAATTAAGAGCTTTCGAAGGAAGCATGATTACGGTTCTAGGAACTTCTCTTCAGAATAAAGACATTTTAACCTATTTCATGACTACTTCTTGGAAATCCATCGGTCTTGAAATGGAAGGAGCTCATTACCAAAAAGCCATTCAAGTAGCTTCTAAAATCAGAAAACATATTTCTGAAGACTTATTTGTAATGTATGCGTATTATGCTTCTGATAATCCATTAGAAACAGGTTCTACCCTTTCTTCAGGCGGATTAGGATTAACGGGTGTAAAACCTACTTATTTAATCACACTAAGAATTTTAGAAAAGATTTTACAATCTTCTGCTAAAAACAAGACAAAGAAGTAA
- a CDS encoding glutamine synthetase III family protein, protein MSTLRFKALETLPFKNFRKDNHVEVPAKLSELYCENVFSEETMREYLTKEAFQSILDAIRKGTKIQRHIADQVAVAMKDWALSKGVTHYTHWFQPLTGATAEKHDSFFTPIEGGRAIERFNGGMLIQQEPDASSFPNGGIRNTFEARGYTAWDPTSPAFIMGTTLCIPSIFISYTGETLDYKAPLLRALHAVDEAATEVMQYFDKNVTKVIPTLGWEQEYFLVDSALYQSRPDLVLTGKTLLGHSPAKGQQLDDHYFGSIPTRVMNFMKELEIECMKLGIPVTTRHNEVAPNQFELAPMFEEANVAVDHNSLLMDVMARVAHKHHFHILLHEKPFAGVNGSGKHNNWSLSTDTGENLLSPGKNPKKNLQFLTFFVNTIKAVHEYADLLRASIASASNDHRLGANEAPPAIISVFIGSQLYGVLSELEKVTNGKLSPEEKTELKLNVVGKIPEILLDNTDRNRTSPFAFTGNKFEIRAVGSSANCAESMTVMNTIAAKQLKEFKKEVDALIEKGLKKDEAIFNVLREYIKQSKNIMFEGDGYSDDWAKEAQKRGLSNLKTTPEALGREMDKKFVKLYEEMGVFSHVEVEARNEIKLEKYSTVIDIEARVLADIARNHIIPAALNYQNRLIDNVKGLKEIFGDKEFKALAKEQMSLITQISENVSIIKLGVEELLKAKDKAKSTTNSQKQAEAYCNEVKPLFDKIREASDALEMMVDDELWPLTKYRELLFTR, encoded by the coding sequence ATGTCAACATTAAGATTTAAAGCGTTAGAAACGCTTCCTTTTAAAAACTTTAGAAAAGATAATCACGTAGAAGTTCCTGCGAAATTATCAGAATTGTATTGCGAAAATGTTTTCTCTGAAGAAACCATGAGAGAATATTTAACCAAAGAAGCATTTCAGTCTATCTTAGATGCTATAAGAAAAGGAACAAAAATCCAAAGACATATCGCAGATCAGGTTGCTGTAGCAATGAAAGATTGGGCTTTGTCTAAAGGAGTGACTCACTACACTCACTGGTTTCAGCCATTAACAGGAGCTACTGCAGAAAAGCACGATTCATTTTTTACTCCAATTGAAGGGGGAAGAGCTATCGAAAGATTTAACGGTGGAATGCTTATTCAGCAAGAACCAGACGCTTCTTCTTTCCCAAATGGTGGAATTAGAAATACTTTCGAAGCGAGAGGTTATACAGCTTGGGATCCTACTTCTCCAGCTTTTATTATGGGAACTACACTTTGTATTCCTTCTATTTTTATTTCTTATACTGGTGAAACATTAGATTACAAAGCACCATTATTAAGAGCTTTACATGCTGTAGACGAAGCGGCAACAGAAGTAATGCAATATTTTGATAAAAATGTAACAAAGGTGATTCCTACTTTAGGTTGGGAACAAGAATACTTTTTAGTTGACTCTGCATTATATCAATCAAGACCAGACTTAGTATTAACAGGTAAAACGTTATTAGGACATTCTCCTGCAAAAGGTCAACAGTTAGATGATCATTATTTCGGTTCTATTCCTACTAGAGTGATGAATTTTATGAAGGAGCTAGAAATAGAATGTATGAAATTGGGAATTCCTGTTACCACAAGACATAATGAAGTTGCTCCAAACCAGTTTGAGTTGGCTCCGATGTTTGAAGAAGCAAACGTAGCAGTAGACCACAATTCACTTTTGATGGATGTGATGGCAAGAGTAGCTCACAAACATCATTTCCATATTTTACTACACGAAAAACCATTTGCTGGAGTAAACGGAAGTGGAAAACACAATAACTGGTCACTTTCTACAGATACTGGCGAAAATTTATTAAGCCCAGGGAAAAATCCTAAGAAAAACTTACAGTTTTTGACTTTCTTCGTGAATACGATTAAAGCAGTTCATGAATATGCAGATTTATTAAGGGCAAGCATTGCTTCTGCAAGTAATGACCACAGATTAGGAGCAAACGAAGCGCCACCAGCAATTATTTCTGTTTTCATCGGTTCACAATTATACGGTGTACTTTCTGAATTAGAAAAAGTGACTAATGGAAAACTTTCTCCAGAAGAAAAGACAGAATTAAAACTAAATGTAGTAGGTAAAATTCCAGAAATTTTATTAGATAATACAGATAGAAACAGAACTTCGCCTTTCGCATTTACAGGAAATAAGTTTGAAATTAGAGCAGTAGGTTCTTCTGCAAATTGTGCAGAATCTATGACAGTAATGAATACCATCGCTGCAAAACAATTAAAAGAATTCAAAAAAGAAGTAGATGCTTTAATTGAGAAAGGCCTTAAAAAAGATGAAGCTATTTTCAATGTGTTAAGAGAATACATCAAACAATCGAAAAACATTATGTTCGAAGGAGATGGGTATTCTGATGATTGGGCAAAAGAAGCACAGAAAAGAGGTTTATCTAACCTTAAAACTACTCCAGAAGCTTTAGGAAGAGAAATGGACAAAAAATTCGTGAAACTTTACGAAGAAATGGGCGTTTTCTCTCATGTAGAAGTAGAAGCTAGAAACGAAATTAAGTTAGAAAAATATTCTACAGTAATTGATATTGAAGCTAGAGTTTTGGCAGATATTGCTAGAAATCACATCATTCCAGCTGCATTAAACTATCAGAACAGATTGATAGACAATGTAAAAGGATTAAAAGAAATTTTCGGAGATAAAGAATTCAAAGCTTTGGCAAAAGAACAAATGAGTTTAATTACTCAGATTTCTGAAAACGTTTCTATTATTAAGTTAGGAGTAGAAGAGTTGTTAAAAGCAAAAGATAAAGCAAAATCTACTACCAACTCACAGAAACAGGCAGAAGCCTATTGTAACGAAGTGAAGCCATTGTTTGATAAAATTAGGGAAGCATCAGACGCATTAGAAATGATGGTAGATGATGAGCTTTGGCCACTCACAAAATACAGAGAATTATTATTCACCAGATAA
- a CDS encoding GNAT family N-acetyltransferase yields MKIDILKTESHHKDFQKLVYELDLYLAEIDGEDHSFYAQYNKLDAIKNCIIIYIDKEPIACGAYKKYDDQTIEVKRMFTKEHYRGKGYAKMVLLLLEKWAKEEGYNFSVLETGVQQVSAVHLYEKSGYSRIPNYEPYENVENSICFLKQLVY; encoded by the coding sequence ATGAAAATAGATATCCTAAAAACCGAATCCCATCACAAAGATTTCCAAAAATTAGTCTACGAATTAGATCTTTATCTTGCAGAAATAGACGGAGAAGACCATTCTTTTTATGCTCAATATAATAAGCTAGATGCTATAAAAAACTGTATTATTATTTATATAGACAAAGAACCCATTGCTTGTGGTGCTTATAAAAAATATGATGACCAAACCATCGAAGTTAAAAGAATGTTTACCAAAGAGCACTATAGAGGAAAAGGATATGCTAAAATGGTTCTATTGCTTCTTGAAAAATGGGCAAAAGAAGAAGGTTACAATTTTTCTGTTTTAGAAACTGGAGTTCAGCAAGTTTCGGCGGTTCATCTTTATGAAAAGTCCGGCTATTCTCGTATTCCTAATTATGAACCTTATGAAAATGTAGAAAATAGCATTTGTTTTCTAAAACAGTTAGTGTATTGA
- a CDS encoding C40 family peptidase, with protein sequence MKKRVLLSLVAIISIFSLQSCVTNYVVSTPTKYKSSTKLDKINTKNLNSASKSSYDSYNATFEMAKKSEMAALITGAISHAKTIDDILSEANTYLGTPYRFGGSTRSGIDCSAFVLNVYEETTGLELPRVAAEQAELGERVERQQLQKGDLVFFAHNRRISHVGIVQEVTPEGEIKFIHAATSRGVMVSSLNDSYWGPKYRFAKRILKEDQNIATAEATN encoded by the coding sequence ATGAAGAAAAGAGTTTTGCTAAGTTTGGTTGCAATTATTTCCATCTTCTCGTTGCAATCTTGTGTAACAAACTACGTTGTTTCTACACCTACAAAATACAAATCTAGTACCAAACTAGATAAAATAAATACTAAAAATCTAAATTCTGCGAGCAAAAGTTCTTATGATAGCTATAATGCAACTTTTGAAATGGCAAAAAAATCAGAAATGGCTGCTTTGATTACGGGAGCGATTTCTCATGCTAAAACGATTGATGATATTCTAAGTGAAGCGAATACATATCTTGGAACACCATACAGATTTGGTGGTTCTACCAGAAGTGGAATAGATTGTTCAGCATTCGTTTTAAACGTTTATGAAGAAACTACAGGTTTAGAATTGCCAAGAGTAGCGGCAGAACAAGCTGAGCTAGGAGAAAGAGTAGAGAGACAGCAATTGCAAAAAGGAGATTTAGTTTTCTTTGCGCACAACAGAAGAATCTCTCACGTAGGAATAGTACAAGAAGTTACACCAGAAGGAGAAATTAAATTTATTCATGCAGCTACTTCTAGAGGTGTTATGGTTTCTTCACTTAATGATTCTTATTGGGGACCAAAATATAGATTTGCCAAAAGAATTCTAAAAGAAGATCAAAATATTGCTACTGCAGAAGCAACGAATTAA
- a CDS encoding IS3 family transposase (programmed frameshift) gives MSTKKKISKIPIAPQIYSEAFKRQVVSEFERGLFTKAELRRRYNIQGNSCLPRWLKKYGKFTYEDKLTIGRPMKDPQQQRIKELEAQLAKKEEELKVFKRFIEIAERELKIDIGKKVWFQAVEEINVNSSLTIYELCELFGYTKQAFYKRKSKVKTPKYNSELLRSLVVTIRKQLPRTGGKKLYVMLQDEFIKHHISIGRDHFLDFLKAEYLQVPKVRRYYKTTNSRHWMKRYPNLISNFVLNRPEQVWVADITYLRTKEKTYYLHLLTDACSKKIVGYQLSDNLMSSTTVKALEMALINRETKNQLIHHSDRGLQYCSKEYTELLKKNNILISMTQEYDPYENAVAERVNGILKEEFGLHEIFENYQNLNKQVTQAITLYNNFRIHMSINMITPNQAHQQKTIQLKQWKKINRNRINSATI, from the exons ATGTCAACAAAAAAGAAAATTTCAAAAATTCCAATTGCCCCACAAATTTATAGCGAAGCATTTAAACGTCAAGTTGTAAGTGAATTTGAGAGGGGTTTATTTACTAAAGCAGAACTTCGAAGACGTTACAATATTCAAGGCAATAGTTGTCTACCAAGATGGTTAAAAAAATATGGTAAATTTACCTATGAAGATAAATTAACTATTGGTCGTCCTATGAAAGATCCTCAACAACAGCGTATAAAAGAGCTAGAGGCTCAATTAGCAAAAAAAGAAGAAGAATTAAAAGTATTCAAACGATTTATTGAAATAGCTGAACGTGAGCTTAAAATTGATATTG GTAAAAAAGTCTGGTTCCAAGCAGTTGAAGAAATAAATGTAAATAGTTCATTGACTATTTATGAGTTATGCGAACTGTTTGGATACACAAAACAAGCATTTTACAAGCGAAAGTCAAAGGTAAAAACGCCTAAATACAACTCAGAATTATTACGAAGTTTAGTAGTTACTATTCGTAAGCAATTACCCCGAACAGGTGGCAAGAAACTTTATGTAATGTTACAAGATGAATTTATAAAACATCATATATCAATTGGTCGGGATCATTTTTTAGATTTTTTAAAAGCCGAATATTTACAAGTACCTAAAGTTCGAAGATATTACAAAACAACAAACTCAAGACATTGGATGAAACGCTATCCAAATTTAATTAGCAATTTTGTACTTAACAGACCTGAGCAAGTTTGGGTTGCTGATATAACTTATTTACGAACAAAAGAGAAAACATACTATTTGCATTTACTCACTGATGCTTGTTCCAAGAAAATCGTTGGTTATCAACTGTCAGATAATTTAATGAGTTCAACTACAGTAAAAGCTTTAGAAATGGCTTTGATTAACAGGGAAACAAAAAATCAACTCATTCACCATTCTGATAGAGGTTTACAATATTGCAGTAAAGAGTATACCGAATTGTTAAAGAAAAACAATATTTTAATTAGTATGACGCAAGAATACGACCCGTATGAAAATGCAGTAGCAGAAAGAGTAAATGGAATTTTAAAAGAAGAATTTGGTTTACATGAAATATTTGAAAACTATCAAAATTTAAACAAACAAGTTACACAAGCCATAACTTTATACAACAATTTTAGAATACATATGTCAATTAATATGATAACTCCAAACCAAGCGCATCAACAAAAAACAATACAATTAAAACAATGGAAAAAAATAAATCGTAACAGAATTAATTCTGCTACGATTTAA
- the rodA gene encoding rod shape-determining protein RodA, translating to MKWAEGIDKLGIFLYLAISLFAIANIYSVDEGLGTKQFIFFGISLVVGLVIFTMRTKFFENFAGIFFILGVLSLAGLHVFGTEILGQKNWYKFGGFTMQPVEFAKIGTALMLANYVSGPDFNLKMRKSQLTVLAIIGVPALVVLSIPDVGSLLVFTAFAIALYREGLNGWLFIVGFVLAAVFLLSIAFNPLYITGVLVGLVLIFILFNYQKIHWSVPTIVTIVGSLGILAGISFGTPKIMEKLPKHQRERIEVLYKGEKAFRDTSGYNLLYSKTAIGSGGFFGKGYMQGSVTQGKFVPEQETDYIFCTVGEEWGFFGSFLLVLFYAIYIGRIFYLAETQKNTFNRVFGYCFAGILLMHFSINLGMVMGLFPTVGIPLPYFSYGGSSLLAFSIMTAIFFKLNYADKNSLV from the coding sequence ATGAAATGGGCAGAAGGAATTGATAAACTTGGCATTTTTCTATACTTGGCTATTTCACTTTTTGCAATAGCAAATATTTATAGTGTAGATGAAGGATTAGGAACCAAACAATTTATATTTTTTGGAATTTCACTCGTGGTAGGACTTGTAATTTTCACTATGAGAACAAAGTTTTTTGAAAACTTTGCGGGAATTTTTTTCATATTGGGCGTCCTTTCATTAGCAGGTTTACATGTTTTTGGAACTGAAATTTTAGGTCAAAAAAACTGGTACAAGTTTGGCGGTTTTACCATGCAACCCGTTGAATTTGCAAAAATCGGGACAGCACTTATGCTCGCCAATTACGTTTCTGGACCTGATTTTAATCTGAAAATGAGAAAATCACAGTTGACGGTTTTAGCTATTATTGGAGTGCCAGCTTTAGTTGTTTTATCCATTCCAGATGTAGGTTCATTATTAGTATTTACTGCGTTTGCGATTGCTTTATACAGAGAAGGATTAAATGGTTGGCTATTTATAGTAGGATTTGTTTTAGCAGCTGTTTTTCTTTTGTCGATTGCGTTTAATCCTCTTTACATTACTGGAGTTCTAGTAGGTTTAGTCCTCATTTTCATTCTCTTTAATTATCAAAAAATTCATTGGAGCGTTCCTACGATAGTCACCATTGTCGGAAGCTTAGGAATTTTAGCCGGCATCAGTTTTGGAACTCCAAAAATCATGGAAAAACTACCAAAGCATCAGCGAGAAAGAATAGAAGTTCTCTACAAAGGTGAAAAAGCTTTCCGAGATACTTCTGGTTATAACTTATTGTATTCTAAAACGGCTATTGGTTCTGGTGGTTTTTTTGGAAAAGGGTACATGCAAGGTTCTGTAACACAAGGAAAGTTCGTTCCTGAACAAGAGACAGATTACATTTTCTGTACTGTGGGAGAAGAATGGGGCTTCTTCGGAAGTTTTCTTTTGGTGTTATTTTATGCCATTTATATCGGGAGAATATTTTACTTAGCCGAAACTCAAAAAAATACTTTTAACCGAGTTTTCGGTTATTGTTTTGCTGGAATATTACTCATGCACTTTTCCATCAATTTAGGAATGGTAATGGGACTATTTCCTACAGTGGGAATTCCACTACCTTATTTCAGTTATGGAGGGAGTTCTCTTTTAGCATTCTCTATTATGACCGCTATTTTCTTTAAATTAAATTACGCAGATAAGAATTCACTCGTATAA
- a CDS encoding peptidoglycan D,D-transpeptidase FtsI family protein — protein sequence MKTAYYKITLFLFLIAAIFVARLVYLQLLTDRYALNAANTSIKIDYVIPQRGIIFDRNGKILVGNQPSYEISFTQSQMTPDFDTLGFCNLLKISKKDFIKKIESIKKEKYYSKLTPMTFKSDMSREEIARIQEIIFKYPAFNIVERPQRKYEVSTSGNLLGYTNQVNENYIKKDSLYYLPGDIAGITGIERAYEKQLRGEKGMRYIQKDIKLRNVGPYKNGELDKEVVSGKDLTLTIDYDLQRIAEEMLVNKHGAIVALDPNNGEILALATGPDIDPNLFTGPNKKRNIYRLANDTIYDNKPTYDRSVQAAYPPGSPFKLLTALAGYQMKVISDSTKFTCRHGYRMGRHTIGCHCGTYWPIGMEKAIEKSCNNYFSSVFYKITEKYGPKGRNRAIDEWKEIMNSFGLGEFMNNDLAVGAKGKIPSGEFYTKRLGEKWHPYQSAIFNGMGQGDVLLTPLQMANFTAAIVNRGWYFTPHIVKSIDGKPNPDERFKKKHVTKVEPRYFDVVLKGMKDVFIGGTARGLASKEFTQLGKTGTAQVPGGRDNSIFVMAAPADKPKIVVVAVIEHAGFGATWAGPASTIIAEKYLLGDIKRTYLYDRMIQSSFMGEYKRMYINHLTKKGWYTAPKPDPIQLKKLEDSLRLLNEKKAAQNPKKLKDTTKNNKT from the coding sequence TTGAAAACAGCCTATTATAAAATTACCTTATTTCTCTTTCTCATTGCCGCAATTTTTGTGGCAAGATTGGTCTATTTACAGTTGCTTACAGATAGATATGCGCTCAATGCAGCCAATACTTCTATCAAGATAGACTATGTCATTCCTCAACGTGGAATTATCTTTGACCGAAACGGAAAAATTTTAGTAGGTAACCAACCTTCTTATGAAATTTCTTTCACCCAAAGTCAAATGACGCCAGATTTTGATACTTTGGGTTTTTGTAATTTATTAAAAATCAGCAAAAAAGATTTCATCAAAAAAATAGAGTCTATTAAAAAAGAAAAATATTACTCTAAACTCACTCCTATGACTTTCAAAAGTGATATGAGCAGAGAAGAAATCGCTAGAATTCAGGAAATTATCTTCAAATATCCCGCTTTTAATATCGTAGAAAGACCTCAGCGTAAATATGAAGTTTCTACCTCTGGAAATTTACTTGGCTACACCAATCAGGTCAACGAGAATTACATCAAAAAAGATTCTCTTTATTATTTGCCTGGTGATATTGCTGGGATTACAGGAATAGAGCGCGCTTACGAAAAACAATTGCGTGGCGAAAAAGGAATGCGCTACATTCAGAAAGACATTAAACTGAGAAATGTAGGCCCTTATAAAAACGGTGAGTTAGATAAAGAAGTGGTTTCTGGTAAAGATTTAACGCTTACTATAGACTATGATTTGCAAAGAATCGCCGAAGAAATGCTTGTGAATAAGCATGGCGCAATTGTAGCACTTGATCCAAATAATGGAGAAATTTTAGCACTCGCAACTGGGCCAGACATAGACCCAAATCTTTTTACAGGACCTAACAAAAAAAGAAATATTTATAGATTGGCAAATGACACCATCTATGATAACAAACCTACTTATGACCGTTCAGTTCAAGCTGCTTATCCTCCAGGTTCGCCTTTTAAATTGTTGACCGCATTAGCTGGTTATCAAATGAAAGTCATCAGTGATTCTACCAAATTTACTTGTAGACACGGTTATAGAATGGGAAGACATACCATCGGTTGTCACTGTGGTACTTATTGGCCTATCGGAATGGAAAAAGCCATAGAAAAATCTTGCAACAATTATTTTTCTAGTGTTTTTTATAAAATCACCGAAAAATACGGCCCAAAAGGAAGAAATAGAGCCATAGATGAATGGAAAGAAATCATGAATAGCTTCGGATTAGGAGAATTTATGAATAATGACTTGGCAGTTGGTGCAAAAGGAAAAATTCCATCCGGAGAATTTTATACCAAAAGATTAGGGGAAAAATGGCATCCGTATCAATCTGCTATTTTTAATGGAATGGGACAAGGAGACGTTCTACTTACTCCGCTTCAAATGGCAAATTTTACTGCGGCTATTGTTAATAGAGGTTGGTATTTTACACCACATATTGTAAAATCTATTGACGGAAAACCTAATCCAGACGAAAGATTTAAGAAAAAACATGTGACCAAAGTAGAACCTAGATATTTTGATGTGGTTCTAAAAGGTATGAAAGATGTTTTCATCGGCGGAACAGCTAGAGGACTTGCTTCTAAAGAATTCACACAACTCGGAAAAACAGGAACTGCACAGGTTCCTGGAGGAAGAGATAATTCAATTTTTGTAATGGCAGCACCTGCTGATAAACCAAAAATTGTAGTAGTTGCAGTAATAGAACACGCTGGTTTTGGTGCAACTTGGGCAGGTCCAGCTTCTACCATTATCGCTGAAAAATATTTGTTAGGAGATATTAAGAGAACTTATCTCTACGATAGAATGATACAATCTAGTTTCATGGGAGAGTACAAGCGAATGTACATCAATCATCTTACCAAAAAAGGTTGGTATACCGCGCCTAAACCAGACCCTATTCAATTGAAAAAACTAGAAGACAGCCTAAGATTACTCAATGAAAAAAAGGCAGCACAAAATCCAAAAAAATTAAAAGACACCACTAAAAATAATAAAACGTAA
- a CDS encoding rod shape-determining protein MreD: protein MISRNLFTDVLLIAMLVTLQIFLFNRIDIAGKYTPVIYIIFVLFYPFYRNLYIFLSASFILGLSIDAFLGTWGINAFATTLIAYFRTIIFKTSTEVSSDVFSFHNLQWSQFLFYIFSSIFVHQLLVQSIEFFKFDRFFEVILNILVTSVISIIFVLLYSLAFKIKEKV, encoded by the coding sequence ATGATCAGTAGAAATTTATTTACAGATGTTTTATTAATCGCAATGTTAGTTACATTGCAAATATTTTTATTTAACAGAATAGATATTGCTGGTAAATATACTCCTGTCATCTACATTATTTTTGTTTTGTTTTATCCTTTTTACAGGAATCTCTATATTTTTCTATCGGCGAGTTTTATTTTAGGATTATCTATAGACGCATTTTTAGGAACTTGGGGTATCAATGCATTTGCCACTACACTTATCGCCTATTTTAGAACCATTATTTTCAAAACTTCCACAGAAGTCTCTTCGGATGTATTTTCTTTCCATAATCTTCAGTGGTCACAGTTTCTATTTTATATTTTTTCAAGTATTTTTGTGCATCAACTATTAGTTCAGAGTATAGAATTTTTTAAATTCGACAGGTTTTTTGAAGTAATACTTAATATTTTAGTAACCAGTGTTATTTCTATAATATTTGTACTCCTCTATTCGTTAGCATTTAAAATCAAAGAAAAAGTTTGA
- the mreC gene encoding rod shape-determining protein MreC — MGFLIRLFSKNGLFLFFLFLQIIAVTLIFSRNSMQQSFIAAQTTAFNAWVSGYIDEGTSYLKLKQINEELVAQNKTLMQELYGKEKIKNPSFVRVTDTIGGGQIYTFVDGEIVNNSIIRKDNYFTINRGKRHGVFPKMGVIAPQGIAGIVINTTNNYALVQSVLSMNKIRINASLKDSGFFGTLTWRGENSRTMHLSDIPKYVPIKVGDTVVTDGKSAIFPQGIMIGRVAGYEVDSKTGYWDISVELSQKMGQLNKVYVVRNLKKLEVKQIQDTLDATINNDQ, encoded by the coding sequence ATGGGGTTTTTGATAAGATTATTTAGCAAGAACGGATTATTTCTGTTCTTTCTTTTTTTACAAATAATTGCCGTAACATTGATTTTCAGTAGAAACTCAATGCAACAATCTTTTATTGCAGCACAAACTACCGCGTTTAATGCTTGGGTTTCTGGTTACATAGACGAAGGAACCAGCTACTTAAAACTGAAGCAAATTAATGAAGAATTAGTTGCTCAGAATAAAACGCTGATGCAGGAATTATACGGTAAAGAAAAAATTAAAAATCCTAGTTTTGTAAGAGTTACCGACACGATTGGTGGTGGACAAATTTACACTTTCGTAGATGGTGAAATTGTAAATAATTCTATCATTAGAAAAGATAATTATTTTACCATTAACAGAGGAAAAAGACATGGCGTTTTCCCTAAAATGGGTGTAATTGCACCACAAGGAATTGCAGGAATTGTGATCAATACCACTAATAATTATGCATTGGTACAATCTGTACTCAGTATGAACAAAATTAGAATTAATGCTTCGCTTAAAGATTCTGGATTTTTCGGAACGCTTACTTGGAGAGGCGAAAATTCTAGAACCATGCATTTATCAGACATTCCTAAATATGTGCCAATAAAAGTAGGCGACACGGTAGTTACAGATGGCAAATCTGCAATTTTCCCACAAGGAATTATGATTGGTAGAGTTGCTGGCTACGAAGTAGATTCTAAAACAGGATATTGGGATATTTCTGTAGAACTGAGCCAAAAAATGGGGCAACTTAACAAAGTTTATGTTGTAAGAAATTTAAAAAAATTAGAAGTAAAACAAATTCAAGATACTCTTGATGCCACGATAAACAATGATCAGTAG